From Juglans regia cultivar Chandler chromosome 8, Walnut 2.0, whole genome shotgun sequence, the proteins below share one genomic window:
- the LOC109000963 gene encoding protein FLX-like 4 isoform X2 has translation MAARGQIPPAFERHPVQASGMIRHGPFPGLFTASGQRLLEPHPPSELLENKIAVQAAEIERLAGENRRLAATHLTLEQELVAAQREVHRISDHIRSIQREHDIQNRILQDKMRKMQEDIKAGESVKRDLQKAHMEAQNLVAAGQELTAHVQKAAQELQKAEIDVKHIPDFHSELDSLRQEHQRLRTTFEYEKGINIEQVEQLQAMEKNLIGMARELENLRAEVLNAENRALAPNLCGGSYMNPDSSYPPPIRGAGTYVDGYGRPLVQMDVGPAGDGMIPYSTGNGAASGAAVGASVPSAGSASVPGGAYDPSLAQR, from the exons ATGGCTGCAAGAGGACAAATTCCACCAGCTTTTGAACGACATCCTGTCCAGGCTTCAGGAATGATCCGGCATGGTCCATTTCCTGGATTGTTTACTGCTTCTGGGCAGCGCCTATTGGAGCCACACCCTCCTTCTGAACTGTTGGAGAATAAAATTGCTGTTCAGGCAGCTGAAATAGAAAGACTTGCAGGGGAGAATCGTAGGTTGGCAGCCACTCATCTGACTTTGGAGCAGGAGCTTGTTGCTGCTCAGCGGGAAGTGCATAGAATCAGTGACCACATAAGAAGCATCCAGAGGGAGCATGATATACAGAACAGAATTTTGCAggataagatgagaaaaatgcAAGAAGATATTAAAGCTGGTGAGAGTGTGAAGAGGGACCTGCAAAAGGCCCACATGGAGGCTCAGAACTTAGTTGCTGCTGGACAAGAGCTGACTGCCCATGTTCAGAAGGCCGCTCAGGAATTGCAGAAAGCCGAGATAGATGTAAAGCATATACCAGATTTTCATTCTGAACTTGACAGTTTGAGGCAAGAACACCAAAGGCTGCG TACTACATTTGAGTATGAAAAAGGAATTAACATAGAGCAAGTGGAGCAACTGCAAGCAATGGAGAAGAATCTAATTGGAATGGCAAGAGAATTGGAAAACTTGCGTGCCGAGGTCTTGAATGCTGAGAATAGAGCACTTG CCCCAAACCTATGCGGTGGTAGTTATATGAATCCAGATTCGTCATACCCTCCTCCTATAAGAGGTGCTGGCACCTATGTTGACGGCTATGGAAGGCCTCTTGTTCAGATGGATGTTGGGCCAGCGGGAGATGGGATGATTCCTTATAGCACTGGCAATGGAGCTGCTAGTGGTGCTGCTGTTGGTGCATCTGTCCCTAGTGCTGGAAGTGCCTCTGTCCCAGGAGGAGCATATGATCCCTCCCTTGCGCAGAGGTGA
- the LOC109000963 gene encoding protein FLX-like 4 isoform X1: MIGNARHYCTPCSAQQMAARGQIPPAFERHPVQASGMIRHGPFPGLFTASGQRLLEPHPPSELLENKIAVQAAEIERLAGENRRLAATHLTLEQELVAAQREVHRISDHIRSIQREHDIQNRILQDKMRKMQEDIKAGESVKRDLQKAHMEAQNLVAAGQELTAHVQKAAQELQKAEIDVKHIPDFHSELDSLRQEHQRLRTTFEYEKGINIEQVEQLQAMEKNLIGMARELENLRAEVLNAENRALAPNLCGGSYMNPDSSYPPPIRGAGTYVDGYGRPLVQMDVGPAGDGMIPYSTGNGAASGAAVGASVPSAGSASVPGGAYDPSLAQR, from the exons ATGATTGGGAATGCCAGACATTATTGTACTCCGTGCTCTGCACAGCAA ATGGCTGCAAGAGGACAAATTCCACCAGCTTTTGAACGACATCCTGTCCAGGCTTCAGGAATGATCCGGCATGGTCCATTTCCTGGATTGTTTACTGCTTCTGGGCAGCGCCTATTGGAGCCACACCCTCCTTCTGAACTGTTGGAGAATAAAATTGCTGTTCAGGCAGCTGAAATAGAAAGACTTGCAGGGGAGAATCGTAGGTTGGCAGCCACTCATCTGACTTTGGAGCAGGAGCTTGTTGCTGCTCAGCGGGAAGTGCATAGAATCAGTGACCACATAAGAAGCATCCAGAGGGAGCATGATATACAGAACAGAATTTTGCAggataagatgagaaaaatgcAAGAAGATATTAAAGCTGGTGAGAGTGTGAAGAGGGACCTGCAAAAGGCCCACATGGAGGCTCAGAACTTAGTTGCTGCTGGACAAGAGCTGACTGCCCATGTTCAGAAGGCCGCTCAGGAATTGCAGAAAGCCGAGATAGATGTAAAGCATATACCAGATTTTCATTCTGAACTTGACAGTTTGAGGCAAGAACACCAAAGGCTGCG TACTACATTTGAGTATGAAAAAGGAATTAACATAGAGCAAGTGGAGCAACTGCAAGCAATGGAGAAGAATCTAATTGGAATGGCAAGAGAATTGGAAAACTTGCGTGCCGAGGTCTTGAATGCTGAGAATAGAGCACTTG CCCCAAACCTATGCGGTGGTAGTTATATGAATCCAGATTCGTCATACCCTCCTCCTATAAGAGGTGCTGGCACCTATGTTGACGGCTATGGAAGGCCTCTTGTTCAGATGGATGTTGGGCCAGCGGGAGATGGGATGATTCCTTATAGCACTGGCAATGGAGCTGCTAGTGGTGCTGCTGTTGGTGCATCTGTCCCTAGTGCTGGAAGTGCCTCTGTCCCAGGAGGAGCATATGATCCCTCCCTTGCGCAGAGGTGA
- the LOC109000966 gene encoding glycine-rich cell wall structural protein 2-like, with amino-acid sequence MGSLKCFALVALVLISTSAVVSESRVARKDLGLNLGGVGIGLGAGLGIGLGGGSGAGSGSGSGSGSSSGSGSASASGSGSSGAGSEAGSYAGSYAGSRAGSGSRGNQDSGSGSGHGEGYGEGSGRGSGSGKGSGYGEGRGYGSGSGSGNGK; translated from the coding sequence ATGGGCAGTTTGAAGTGCTTTGCTCTTGTTGCTTTAGTACTCATTTCAACCTCAGCAGTAGTGTCTGAAAGCCGAGTGGCAAGAAAGGACTTGGGCTTGAACCTTGGTGGCGTTGGAATTGGTCTTGGTGCAGGGCTAGGCATTGGACTTGGAGGTGGAAGTGGTGCAGGCTCGGGCTCAGGCTCTGGTTCTGGGTCTAGCTCAGGGTCAGGTTCAGCCTCTGCCTCAGGATCAGGCTCTTCTGGCGCTGGGTCAGAAGCAGGCTCATATGCTGGATCTTACGCTGGGTCAAGGGCCGGATCAGGATCAAGAGGCAATCAAGATTCAGGCTCTGGTTCTGGACATGGTGAAGGTTATGGCGAGGGTTCTGGCAGAGGAAGTGGTTCTGGTAAAGGTTCTGGTTATGGTGAAGGTCGTGGTTATGGCTCAGGATCTGGGAGCGGAAACGGAAAATAA